Proteins encoded by one window of Thermoanaerobacterales bacterium:
- a CDS encoding SEC-C metal-binding domain-containing protein: MFYFFEVGRNDPCECGSGRKYKRCCKGRVDEYVRRWRGRWDWVEPPLLDALSLACGLRPDEDDRPPDPGKVEEALDALSKVWGAESEDGFVAGLLPRLETLATLLRTRDMLSDGMFGVHELWEALRALNELDEEAGPATAEREFERLMEEFLPALVDRERAEEMAWALLFLLRGEEWTASELESIILGLHFCLEEKAVFNPLWETVFRVCIYEAAAALNDMQQLTEEGKTLDVEAVEDFLDRHPIMEREWSRVVRERTSRAVIAILKGAIPLDVPPYAVAGALLGIAAHIRDLAEV; encoded by the coding sequence ATGTTTTACTTCTTTGAAGTCGGGCGCAACGATCCCTGCGAATGCGGGAGCGGCAGGAAGTACAAGCGCTGCTGCAAGGGCAGGGTGGACGAGTACGTGCGGAGGTGGCGGGGGCGCTGGGACTGGGTGGAGCCGCCGCTGCTCGACGCTCTCTCCCTGGCATGCGGCCTGCGGCCGGACGAGGACGACAGGCCGCCGGACCCCGGGAAGGTCGAGGAGGCCCTCGACGCACTGAGCAAGGTGTGGGGGGCGGAAAGCGAGGACGGGTTCGTTGCGGGGCTGCTGCCACGCCTGGAAACGCTGGCGACGCTCCTTCGTACCAGGGACATGCTGAGCGACGGGATGTTCGGGGTCCATGAACTGTGGGAGGCTCTGAGGGCGCTCAACGAGTTGGACGAGGAAGCCGGCCCGGCTACGGCGGAGAGGGAGTTTGAGCGCCTGATGGAAGAGTTCCTGCCGGCGTTGGTCGACCGGGAGCGGGCGGAGGAGATGGCGTGGGCTTTATTGTTCCTGCTGCGGGGCGAGGAATGGACCGCCTCCGAACTGGAGTCCATCATCCTCGGGCTGCATTTTTGCCTGGAAGAGAAGGCCGTCTTCAATCCCCTGTGGGAGACGGTGTTCAGGGTGTGCATCTACGAGGCGGCCGCGGCGCTCAACGATATGCAGCAACTGACGGAGGAAGGAAAGACCCTCGACGTGGAGGCTGTGGAAGATTTCCTTGACCGGCACCCGATTATGGAACGGGAATGGTCGCGGGTGGTCCGGGAAAGAACGTCGCGCGCCGTTATCGCCATTCTTAAGGGGGCGATACCCCTGGACGTTCCGCCCTATGCGGTGGCGGGCGCCCTGTTAGGCATCGCC